In Actinoplanes lobatus, the DNA window CCGTTTCATCCCGGCCTGTAAACGGCCGAGGCTCTACAAAGGATTCCGCTGAACCAGGTCCGCACCGGTCCAGCTCAGGAAACGGTCGTAGAACTCGGCCGGTGAACGGGGCGGCAGGTCGGTCATCGCCCGGTCCAGGTGCGCCCACATGTACATGGCGAGCATGACCCGGTCGGCACCGTCCATGAGCGACACCCGTGCGGGCGGGCACGGCCACGGCTGCCCGCAGGCGCGGCAACTCCAGGACGGTCGCTCACAGACGTGGTCCGGTGGCTCCGTCCCGGTGACACGGACGGTCCTCGTCAGGCGGTCGTGCACGGTGTCCTCCCCGCATTCGGCATGGTGCCGCCATGTAGTACTCGCGCCGGCGCCGAAGAGTTCGAACCCCACCGGATTCCGCCGTGCCACTGTGGTCCGACCCGACAGCGGGGCACCTTCGGCGTCCTTCGGCGTCCTTCGGCGGCCTTCGCGGTCGGCGGCCTCGGCGGCCTTCGCGGTCGGCGGCCTTCGGCTTCGTTCGCGGTCGGCGTCGTCTCGGTCAGGTGAGCGCGGTGAGCTCGGCGCGGGGGAAGCCGGCGTCGTCGAGAGCGCCGCAGTCCAGGCCGCGCAGCAGGTAGCCGGCCAGCGCACGGGCGGTGGCCGGTTCGTCGGCGATGCCGCTGTCCTGCCGGTCCAGGTAGCGGCGCAGCCTGGTCACGGCCGCGTCCCGGCCGTCGCGGAAGAACTCGTAGGTGGCCGCGTACCGCGTCGGCAACTGGGCGGGATGCAGGTCCCAGCCCTGGTAATAGCCCCGCTCCAGGGAACGGCGGACCAGACGGCGATGCAACTCCCAGGCCTCGCGCACCTGGGCCGTACCGCCGACCGGGAGGATGTTGGTGGAGCCGTCGGAGAGACGCACCCCGGTCTGCGCGGCGGCCGCCTGCATGACCGCCTTGGCGTAGTCGGCGACCGGATGCTCCATCGACTGGTAGGCGGCGGCCACCCCGGCGGCAGCGCTGTAGTCGTAGGTGCCGTAGTGCAGCCCGGTGCACCGGCCGCCGGCCGCCGTGATCAGCCGGGCGACGGTGGCGGTCCCGTCCGCGGCGAGCACCGCCGACGGCAGTTCCACCTGGATCTCGAAGGTGACGGCGCCGGTGCTCAGCCCGTACGCCTTCTCCAGCTTCTCGCAGAGGGTGACCATGGCGGTGACCTGGTCCGGACCGCTGACCTTGGGCAGCGTGACGGTGAAAAGATCCTGATAGGTGTCGAGGAAGAGATCCAGCGTGCGCAGCGAGCGGCGCCGGGTGGCCGCCTCCAGCGACTTGATCCGGATGCCGAGGAACGGTGGCCGCGGCCCGTCGGCGAGGATCGCGGCGGCCCGGCGGACGGCCGCGTCCTCCTGATCGTCGTCGCGGACCCCGTAGCCGTCCTCGAAATCGACGCGCAGGTCCTCGATCGGCTCGCGGGCGAGCTTGGCCCGGACCGCGGGATCGGGCCAGGGGAAGTCGTGTTCGTCCATCGCCCGCAGCGCGATGGCGCCCCAGTCACGGAAGTCGTCGAGGCGGTCGGCGGGCACGTACACGGTGTGGACGGGCTGCCGCCCGGCCCGCTCGCCCGGATAGCGGGCCCGGAGGAACGCGTCGTGCCCGGCGAGACCCGCGTCGATCTCGTCGTAGTCCTGTCCACTCAGGCGCATCCAGGGCCTCCCCGGTCGATCTCGGCTCCGATTCCGCGTGCTGGTCGTTCCGCCCCGTTACGGCCACCCCGGAGTGACGCCGCCACACAGCAGCGCCCCTCCGGGGCTACCCACGAGCGCTGATCGCGCCCGCCTTACCCCGCCCACACGCGGCGCCCGCCTTGCCCCGCCCACACGCGGCGCCCGCTTTCCACCGCCCGCGGGCGGTGGCCGTCGCTTCGGCGGCGGCGCGTCAGTCGATGGAGTCGTAGGCGGCGCTGGTGAGGAAGTCGGCGAAGTCGTCGGCGAGGGCGACCAGCTCGAACAGCTTGCGGGCGTCGTCGTAGCGCCCGGCCGCCCAGGCCTCGTCACCGACCGTCTCGCGGATCTTCGCGAGCTCCTCGTCCTCGATCCGCCCGACCAGCTCCGCGGTGATCGGCGTACCGTCCTCGAGCTTCACCCCGTTGTGGATCCACTGCCAGACCTGCGAGCGGGAGATCTCCGCGGTGGCGGCGTCCTCCATCAGGTTGTGGATCGCGACGGCGCCGTTCCCGCGCAGCCACGCCTCCAGGTACTGCAGGGCAACGTTGACGTTGTTGTGCAGCCCCGCCCGGGTGACCGCCCCGCCGGTGCCGGCCACGTGCAGCAGGTCCGCGGCATCGACCGCGACGTCGGGCCGCTTCTTGGCGAGCTGGTTGGGCTTGTCGCCGAGCACCCGGTCGAAGATCTCCTTGCAGACCGGGACCAGGTCGGGGTGGGCCACCCACGAGCCGTCGAACCCGTCGCCGGCCTCGCGCTCCTTGTCCTCCCGCACCTTGGCCAGGGCGACCTCGTTGACCTGCGGGTCACGGCGGCTCGGGATGAAGGCGGCCATGCCACCCATGGCGAACGCCCCCCGCTTGTGGCAGGTGGAGACGAGCAGTTCGGTGTACGCCCGCATGAACGGCGCGGTCATCGTCACCGCCGCACGGTCCGGCAGGATCATGTTCGGGTTGTCGCGGAAGTACTTGATGATGCTGAACAGGTAGTCCCAGCGACCGGCGTTGAGCCCGGAAAGGTGCGGCCGGAGGCTGTAGAGAATCTCCTCCATCTCGAACGCGGCCGGGATGGTCTCGATCAGCACGGTCGCGCGGATCGTGCCGACCGGGATGCCGAGGGCCTCCTGCGCGTAGGTGAAGACGTCGTTCCAGAGCGCCGCCTCCTTGTGGGACTCCATCTTGGGCAGGTAGAAATACGGCCCGCTGCCGCGCTCCAGCAGCTCCTTGGCGTTGTGGAAGAAGTAGAGCCCGAAGTCGACCAGCGCGCCGACCGCCGGCTCACCGTCGACCGGGAGGTGCCGCTCGTCGAGGTGCCAGCCGCGGGGGCGCATCACGATCGTCGGGTACGGGCCACCGTTCAGCTCGTACGTCTTCTTCTCGGTCTCGAGCGTGATCGTGCGCCGGATGGCGTCGTAGAGGTTCTGCTGGCCGTCGACGACGTTCGACCAGTGTGGGGTGTTCGCGTCCTCCAGGTCCGCCAACCACACCTTGGCCCCTGAATTGAGCGCGTTGATCGTCATCTTCCGCTCGGTGGGCCCGGTGATCTCGACCCGCCGGTCCTGGAGATCGGCCGGCGCGGGCGGCGCAGTCCATTCAGCAGCGCGGATGTCCGCGGTCTCGGCAAGGAAGCCCAGCGTGGCCCCGGCCGCGATCTCCGCTCGGCGCGCGGCACGCGCCTGGAGGAGCTCGTTACGGCGAGGCCGGAAGCGCCGGTTCAGGTCGGCGACAAACGCCACGGCCTCGTCGGACAGGATCTCGGTCATCGTTGACGATTCCTCTCAGTGTGGTTACTCCCCCGTACCGTAATCGAGCATTATTCATGGTCCTTCCCACCGGTCTACCACCCCCCGGCCGCTGTGGCTTACTTCTCTATCCGGCGTCCATGAGCCGCCGATGCGCCCGCCGGGCACGCTCGGTGAGAGTGTCGGCGTCGGCGTTGACCAGCTCGCCGCGCTCGACCACCGGACGGCCGCCGACCAGCGCCAGGTCGACCCGCGCCGGTGGGCCGAAGACCAGCGCCGCGACCTTGTCGTCGATGCCGTCGTGCCCCAGCCCGTCGAGCCGCCACATCACCAGATCGGCCAGCTTGCCGACCTCCAGCGAACCGAGATCGTCCGCCCGGCCGAGGCACCGGGCGCCGCCGATGGTGCCGAGCCGCAGCGCCTCCCGCGCGTCCATCGCCTTCGGGCCGCCGCGCGACCGGGCCGTGTAGAGCGCCTGCCGCAACTCGGCGCCCAGATGCGAGACCTCCTGCGAGGCGGACCCGTCGACGCCCAGGCCCACCGGGACGCCGTGGTCGAGCAGCTCGCGAACCCGGGCCATGCCGGCGCCGAGCCGTGCGTTCGAACTCGGGCAGTGCGCCACGCCGGTGCCGGTGGCGCCCAGCTTGGCGATCGCCGAGTCGTCCAGGTGCACGCCGTGCGCCAGCCAGACGTCGTCACCGAGCCAGCCGACGCGTTCCGCGTACTCCACCGGGGTGCAGCCGAACTGCTTCCGGCAGAACTCCTCCTCGTCGTCGGTCTCGGCCAGGTGGGTGTGCAGGCGCACCCCCTTGCGCCGGGCCAGCGTCGCGGCCTCCTCCATGAGCCGGGTCGTCACCGAGAACGGCGAGCAGGGGGCCACCGCGATCCGCAGCATCGAGTCCGGCGACGGGTCGTGCCAGCGGTCGACGGCCGCCTCGGTGGCGGCGAGCGCCTCGTCGGTGTCCTCGACGACGTGGTCGGGTGGGAGGCCGCCGTCCTTGCGGCTCAGGTCCATCGAGCCGCGGGTCGGATGGAACCGCACGCCGATCAGCCGCGCCGCCTCGATCTCCGCGGCCAGCACATCGCCGCCGTCGCGGGGGAAGACGTAGTGATGGTCCATGCTCGTGGTGCAGCCGGACAACGCCAGCCAGCCGAGACCCGCCCCGGCCGCCGCACCGACAACCTCGGCGTCCAGCCGGCCCCAGATCGGGTAGAGCGTGGTCAGCCAGCCGAACAGCGTCTCGTCCAGCGCCAGGCCGCGGGTCGCCCACTGGTACAGATGGTGATGTGTGTTCACCAGACCGGGCGTGACCAGGCAACCGGAACCGTCGACACGGCGGGTGCCCTCGGGCACGGCGGTCGCCCGGCCCGCTCCGACGGCCGCGATCCGCCTGTCGTCGCCGACCAGTACGTAACCGGTGGTGTGCTCCCGCCCGGCCGGGTCGACGGTGGCGACCGCCGCGTTCTCGATGAGGATCACAGCCACCATCCCGCGGTCGCCGGCGGCGCGTCGTCGCGGGTCACGCTGCCCTCGATCAACCCGTACGGCCGGTCGCCGGCGATGAACACCTCGTTCGGGTTGTCCAGCCCGAACGGCGACAGGTCGGCGAGGTAGTGATGCTTGTTCGGCAGCGCCAGTCGCACCTCCGCCACCTCGGGCCGATCCTCCAGGAGCCGGCTGCCCATCGCATACAGCGTCTGTTGCAGCGAATAGCTGTAGGTACCGACGAAAGCACCGACCAGGGCGTCCAGCGCGCCCTCGAAGGATTTCGCCCAGTCGGCGCCGTCGTCGCGGTGCCGCCAGCGGGCGTCCACCGCGGTCGCCAGGATCCGGTCGGTGGCCGGCGGCAGGGTGGTGAACTCGTCCTGTACGAAACCGTGGAACTCGGAATCCGTCGAGTTCAGCAGCACCAGGCCGGCGACGCCGGAAACCACCTGGGTGGCCTCCTCGGTCACGGTGACCACGGTGGTACGGGTGTGGTCACCCCGCCGCCGGAACGAGTGCGGGCCGAGCCGCTCCCACCCGAACGACTCGATCGACACCTTCGCCCCGTGCACCTGCGGCTGGGTGGCGACGAAGTGCCGCGCCAGGAGCAGGGCGAACGCCTCGGGCTCGCCGACCCCGTGCTTCCGGGCGAACGCGTACACCGTGTTCTTCATCGTGTCGGTCGGCAGGACACCGGAGTTGTCCCCGGTCAGGTGGGTGGCGGTCAGGTCGCCGGAGAGCGCCACGCTGACGTTGAGGTCGACCAGGCCGTGTGTCTCCCCGTCGCGGTGCACCCGGACGAGACGGGTCTCCGCCTTGCCGTAACGGTTCGGTCCGAGAACGATCGCCAACGGTCAGCTCCCTCGGTAGGTGGTGTAGCCGTACCGGCTCAGCAGCAACGGCACGTGGTAGTGACGATTCGGGTCGTGCACGTGGAAGGCGATCGTGATCTCCGGGAAGAAGCAGTCGCCGCCCAGGTAGGGCTCCACGTAGAAGAAGAGGCGGTAACCGCCGGCCTGCCAGGCGTGCATCGGCACCTCGTAACGCAGGCGGCCGTCGTCGTCGGTGCGGCCCTCGGCGATGGTGCCCCAGCCGTCGGCATCGCGGCGCTCCA includes these proteins:
- the pucL gene encoding factor-independent urate hydroxylase, whose protein sequence is MAIVLGPNRYGKAETRLVRVHRDGETHGLVDLNVSVALSGDLTATHLTGDNSGVLPTDTMKNTVYAFARKHGVGEPEAFALLLARHFVATQPQVHGAKVSIESFGWERLGPHSFRRRGDHTRTTVVTVTEEATQVVSGVAGLVLLNSTDSEFHGFVQDEFTTLPPATDRILATAVDARWRHRDDGADWAKSFEGALDALVGAFVGTYSYSLQQTLYAMGSRLLEDRPEVAEVRLALPNKHHYLADLSPFGLDNPNEVFIAGDRPYGLIEGSVTRDDAPPATAGWWL
- a CDS encoding 8-oxoguanine deaminase — translated: MILIENAAVATVDPAGREHTTGYVLVGDDRRIAAVGAGRATAVPEGTRRVDGSGCLVTPGLVNTHHHLYQWATRGLALDETLFGWLTTLYPIWGRLDAEVVGAAAGAGLGWLALSGCTTSMDHHYVFPRDGGDVLAAEIEAARLIGVRFHPTRGSMDLSRKDGGLPPDHVVEDTDEALAATEAAVDRWHDPSPDSMLRIAVAPCSPFSVTTRLMEEAATLARRKGVRLHTHLAETDDEEEFCRKQFGCTPVEYAERVGWLGDDVWLAHGVHLDDSAIAKLGATGTGVAHCPSSNARLGAGMARVRELLDHGVPVGLGVDGSASQEVSHLGAELRQALYTARSRGGPKAMDAREALRLGTIGGARCLGRADDLGSLEVGKLADLVMWRLDGLGHDGIDDKVAALVFGPPARVDLALVGGRPVVERGELVNADADTLTERARRAHRRLMDAG
- the aceB gene encoding malate synthase A, whose translation is MTEILSDEAVAFVADLNRRFRPRRNELLQARAARRAEIAAGATLGFLAETADIRAAEWTAPPAPADLQDRRVEITGPTERKMTINALNSGAKVWLADLEDANTPHWSNVVDGQQNLYDAIRRTITLETEKKTYELNGGPYPTIVMRPRGWHLDERHLPVDGEPAVGALVDFGLYFFHNAKELLERGSGPYFYLPKMESHKEAALWNDVFTYAQEALGIPVGTIRATVLIETIPAAFEMEEILYSLRPHLSGLNAGRWDYLFSIIKYFRDNPNMILPDRAAVTMTAPFMRAYTELLVSTCHKRGAFAMGGMAAFIPSRRDPQVNEVALAKVREDKEREAGDGFDGSWVAHPDLVPVCKEIFDRVLGDKPNQLAKKRPDVAVDAADLLHVAGTGGAVTRAGLHNNVNVALQYLEAWLRGNGAVAIHNLMEDAATAEISRSQVWQWIHNGVKLEDGTPITAELVGRIEDEELAKIRETVGDEAWAAGRYDDARKLFELVALADDFADFLTSAAYDSID
- the uraH gene encoding hydroxyisourate hydrolase translates to MPSDGVTAEFHARISTHILDTVTGEPARDVYVRLERRDADGWGTIAEGRTDDDGRLRYEVPMHAWQAGGYRLFFYVEPYLGGDCFFPEITIAFHVHDPNRHYHVPLLLSRYGYTTYRGS
- a CDS encoding DUF6986 family protein yields the protein MRLSGQDYDEIDAGLAGHDAFLRARYPGERAGRQPVHTVYVPADRLDDFRDWGAIALRAMDEHDFPWPDPAVRAKLAREPIEDLRVDFEDGYGVRDDDQEDAAVRRAAAILADGPRPPFLGIRIKSLEAATRRRSLRTLDLFLDTYQDLFTVTLPKVSGPDQVTAMVTLCEKLEKAYGLSTGAVTFEIQVELPSAVLAADGTATVARLITAAGGRCTGLHYGTYDYSAAAGVAAAYQSMEHPVADYAKAVMQAAAAQTGVRLSDGSTNILPVGGTAQVREAWELHRRLVRRSLERGYYQGWDLHPAQLPTRYAATYEFFRDGRDAAVTRLRRYLDRQDSGIADEPATARALAGYLLRGLDCGALDDAGFPRAELTALT